In Lotus japonicus ecotype B-129 chromosome 5, LjGifu_v1.2, one genomic interval encodes:
- the LOC130718420 gene encoding beta-glucuronosyltransferase GlcAT14A-like, with amino-acid sequence MGAEKKWLFTLFVAALVSLMLLLMSSFSAFSSPKAFPSLVQHGSHYPPSFAYFISGGNRDKDRILRLLLAVYHPRNRYLLHLGMDAGDAERAALAAAVRSVPAIRAFGNVDVVGKAEWITYLGSSNVAITLRAAAIMLKLDSGWDWFITLSARDYPLITQDDLSHVFSSVRRDLNFIDHTGDLGWKESDRFQPIVVDPGLYLARRSQIFQATEKRATPDAFKLFTGSPWVILSRPFLEFCIFGWDNLPRTLLMYFTNVKLSQEGYFHSVICNAPEFKNTTVNGDLRYMIWDNPPKMEPLFLNASVYDQMVESGAAFARQFQVDNPVLDMIDEKILRRGRHQAAPGAWCTGRRSWWVDPCSQWGDVNILKPGPQAKKLEGSVSSLLDDLGSQTNQCQ; translated from the exons ATGGGAGCTGAGAAGAAATGGCTATTCACGCTGTTCGTTGCAGCACTCGTCTCCCTCATGCTTCTCTTGATGTCTTCCTTCTCCGCCTTCAGCTCGCCGAAGGCGTTTCCCTCTCTGGTTCAGCATGGTTCTCACTACCCTCCTTCGTTTGCGTACTTTATCTCCGGTGGAAACAGGGACAAGGATCGGATCTTGCGGTTGTTGCTGGCAGTTTATCATCCTCGGAATCGGTACCTTCTTCATCTGGGGATGGATGCTGGGGATGCAGAGAGAGCGGCTCTAGCTGCTGCTGTGAGGTCTGTGCCGGCGATTCGGGCTTTTGGGAACGTTGATGTGGTCGGTAAGGCTGAGTGGATCACCTATTTGGGGTCCTCCAATGTTGCCATCACTCTCCGAGCTGCGGCTATTATGCTGAAATTGGATAGTGGGTGGGATTGGTTCATCACTTTGAGTGCACGTGATTATCCTCTCATCACTCAGGATG ATTTGTCCCATGTTTTCTCTTCAGTAAGGAGGGACCTAAATTTCATTGATCATACCGGTGACCTTGGATGGAAAGA GAGTGATAGGTTCCAACCTATTGTAGTTGATCCAGGGCTATATTTAGCTAGGAGAAGCCAAATTTTTCAGGCTACAGAGAAGAGGGCAACACCTGATGCATTCAAACTCTTCACAG GTTCACCATGGGTCATCTTGAGCAGACCCTTTCTGGAGTTCTGCATTTTTGGTTGGGATAATTTGCCTCGAACACTGCTGATGTATTTTACAAATGTGAAGTTATCCCAGGAAGGGTACTTTCACTCAGTCATTTGCAATGCACCAGAATTCAAGAACACAACAGTAAATGGCGACTTACGGTACATGATCTGGGACAATCCTCCAAAGATGGAACCGCTCTTCCTGAACGCCTCTGTTTATGATCAGATGGTGGAAAGTGGAGCTGCTTTTGCAAGACAGTTCCAAGTTGATAACCCTGTGCTGGACATGATTGATGAAAAGATCCTCCGTCGCGGTCGCCATCAAGCTGCCCCAGGGGCATGGTGCACCGGGAGGAGGAGCTGGTGGGTGGATCCATGCTCCCAGTGGGGTGATGTCAATATCCTGAAGCCTGGTCCTCAGGCTAAGAAGCTTGAGGGGTCTGTTTCAAGCCTCCTTGATGACTTGGGCTCACAGACCAATCAGTGCCAGTGA
- the LOC130718421 gene encoding uncharacterized protein LOC130718421: protein MANKSKEEPKTAPESDRWYNLTLGDSFKNDSSNKYCTLRYEFKPASVDKTKPGLLRKTKENRVSVEFQNNQLGKPKVTFEGNSEEYKENDAVLFFDGETLRLERLHRAVKQLRHLRMPGESTAAAAVAAPSGPALDPRSSPVGRAIKPAPVSRSSFQAVPVEVERIDIGEPENTGIKSGSKRSADHLTEAPTVAATSPVANNEVEEHRDIDIDDLFGIVSPEDDHNVEEKDNVGFDMNIPQTDDEIADVVDSGDEMDRGTNAAEALRAQVNAEGRDEQTSTSSSSSGSGSSESGSGSGSSSSSSDSEGSDEDTVNSI from the exons ATGGCCAACAAATCTAAAGAAGAGCCCAAGACTGCTCCTGAGTCAGATAGGTGGTACAATCTCACTCTAGGTGATTCCTTCAAGAACGATTCATCTAACAAATACTGCACTCTACGAT ATGAATTTAAACCAGCGTCAGTTGATAAGACTAAGCCAGGATTGCTACGCAAGACCAAAGAGAATAGGGTGTCTGTGGAATTTCAGAACAACCAATTAGGAAAACCCAAGGTGACATTTGAGGGGAATAGTGAAGAATACAAGGAAAATGATGCTGTATTGTTCTTTGATGGTGAAACTCTTCGATTGGAGCGGCTTCATAGGGCTGTAAAGCAACTGCGTCACCTACGAATGCCTGGTGAATCTACAGCTGCTGCAGCTGTGGCTGCTCCATCTGGACCAGCTTTGGATCCTCGGTCGTCCCCTGTTGGAAGGGCGATAAAACCAGCACCTGTCAGTAGGAGCTCATTTCAGGCAGTGCCA GTTGAGGTGGAACGCATTGATATTGGTGAGCCTGAAAATACTG GCATCAAATCTGGATCTAAGAGGTCAGCTGATCATCTAACTGAGGCACCCACTGTTGCTGCTACCTCACCTGTTGCCAATAATGAAGTCGAGGAACATCGAGATATAGATATTGATGACCTTTTTGGCATTGTATCACCAGAAGATGACCATAATGTTGAAGAAAAAGATAATGTTGGATTTGACATGAATATTCCCCAAACTGATGATGAGATCGCCGACGTGGTCGATAGTGGTGATGAAATGGACAGAGGAACCAATGCTGCAGAAGCTCTCAGAGCTCAGGTAAATGCAGAAGGGAGGGATGAGCAAACATCTACTTCTAGCAGTAGCAGTGGAAGTGGAAGCAGTGAAAGCGGCAGCGGTAGTgggagcagcagcagcagcagtgaTAGTGAAGGCAGTGATGAAGACACTGTTAACTCAATCTGA